One genomic segment of Microcella indica includes these proteins:
- a CDS encoding MFS transporter yields MTEKPGDNDVDTPSSSIEPPTVARTGAVAAAGGPFSEKPVPRRQVWSWALWDWATQPFNTVILTFVFAALYLTSDAFIDPAVVALGTEDPEYRRAIDGLSANYGVATLIAGLLIALVAPVLGQRADAAGNRKLWLGIGTGLLIVCTAGLFFVEAMPEFFWLGAMLIAAGSVFGEIAGVNYNAMLKQVSTRATIGRVSGLGWGFGYLGGIVAMIIVVVAQTFDFFGLPLDNGMPFRIIALGCAVWTLIFAIPIFLNVPESEPAADRPRVNFFRSYVVLWHDIVDLFRTARQTFWFLLAAAVYRDGLAGVFTFGAILASVAFGFSANEVIIFGIAANLIAGVSTIFAGRLDDKFGARRVILFALAGLSVSGVLVFLLEPAGVVVFWIFGLALTAFVGPVQAASRSLLARVTPAGREGEIFGLYATTGRAVSFLAPAAWAGFISTASALGSPNATLWGVLGIVVILAIGFVLMLFVKPGEHASLASRS; encoded by the coding sequence ATGACTGAGAAGCCCGGCGACAACGACGTCGACACGCCCTCCTCTTCCATCGAGCCGCCGACGGTCGCCCGCACGGGTGCCGTCGCCGCCGCGGGTGGCCCGTTCAGCGAGAAGCCCGTTCCCCGCCGGCAGGTGTGGTCATGGGCACTGTGGGATTGGGCGACGCAGCCCTTCAACACGGTCATCCTCACCTTCGTCTTCGCCGCCCTCTACTTGACATCCGATGCCTTCATCGATCCGGCGGTGGTCGCGCTCGGTACGGAAGACCCGGAGTACCGGCGCGCGATCGACGGGCTCTCCGCGAACTACGGCGTCGCGACTCTCATCGCGGGCCTTCTCATCGCCCTCGTCGCCCCCGTGCTCGGCCAGCGCGCCGACGCCGCGGGCAATCGCAAGCTCTGGCTCGGCATCGGCACGGGTCTCCTCATCGTCTGTACCGCTGGCCTGTTCTTCGTCGAGGCCATGCCGGAGTTCTTCTGGCTCGGCGCGATGCTCATCGCCGCCGGCTCGGTCTTCGGCGAGATCGCGGGCGTCAACTACAACGCCATGCTCAAGCAGGTCTCGACCCGCGCGACGATCGGCCGCGTGAGCGGACTCGGCTGGGGCTTCGGCTACCTCGGCGGGATCGTGGCGATGATCATCGTCGTCGTCGCGCAGACCTTCGACTTCTTCGGCCTGCCGCTCGACAACGGCATGCCCTTCCGCATCATCGCCCTCGGCTGCGCGGTGTGGACGCTCATCTTCGCCATCCCGATCTTCCTCAACGTTCCCGAGTCGGAGCCCGCCGCCGACCGCCCGCGCGTCAACTTCTTCCGCTCCTACGTGGTGCTGTGGCACGACATCGTCGATCTGTTCCGCACGGCCCGTCAGACCTTCTGGTTCCTGCTCGCCGCCGCCGTCTACCGCGACGGGCTTGCGGGTGTCTTCACGTTCGGCGCGATCCTCGCCTCCGTCGCCTTCGGCTTCAGCGCCAACGAGGTCATCATCTTCGGCATCGCCGCGAACCTCATCGCGGGAGTCTCCACGATCTTCGCCGGTCGCCTCGACGACAAGTTCGGCGCACGCCGCGTCATCCTCTTCGCTCTCGCCGGGCTCAGTGTCTCGGGCGTTCTGGTCTTCCTGCTCGAGCCCGCGGGCGTCGTCGTGTTCTGGATCTTCGGCCTTGCCCTCACCGCCTTTGTCGGTCCCGTGCAGGCCGCGAGTCGTTCGCTCCTTGCGCGCGTCACCCCCGCCGGACGCGAGGGTGAGATCTTCGGCCTCTATGCCACGACGGGTCGCGCCGTCAGCTTCCTCGCCCCTGCCGCATGGGCCGGGTTCATTTCGACGGCGTCGGCTCTCGGTTCCCCCAACGCAACCCTGTGGGGCGTGCTCGGCATCGTCGTGATCCTCGCCATCGGCTTCGTGCTCATGCTCTTCGTGAAGCCCGGCGAGCACGCTTCCCTCGCCTCCCGCAGCTAG
- a CDS encoding ATP-binding protein, whose protein sequence is MTAVRLRDYQPADMDAILRLWDEVREEGVEPVYALAEVLASCEKDHAVIAVRGEEVLGVAVARAAHDQGWIVFLAVTSSARGSGIAGSLLAALEQRMAPQGLTRLSILVPDQQQQFGALTKAGFEDRAHLSYFEREIPVKQRELSVLRDLGGRILPRDLWGSIAGMHAEKELLERRLVLPLADPALAEQFGVEPPRSIVLFGPPGTGKTTFAKAVASRLQWPFVEVFPSRLAHSPQGLAGGLRETFLNIAELDHVIVFIDEVEEIAAQRGGEPPSAMQGVTNELLKIIPAFRDSPGRLLICATNFIRALDAAFLRHGRFDYVIPIGLPDAAAREAIWSRYIPESVQGSLDVAQIVASTDGYSPADIEFAARSAAQAALEQSVFGEGGEHKLGPSTEDYLEAIAKTRATVSSVVSTQFEEDIEALART, encoded by the coding sequence ATGACCGCCGTGCGCCTTCGCGACTACCAGCCCGCCGACATGGATGCGATCCTGCGCCTCTGGGACGAAGTGCGCGAGGAGGGCGTCGAGCCCGTGTACGCGCTCGCCGAGGTGCTCGCCTCGTGCGAGAAGGATCATGCCGTCATCGCCGTGCGCGGCGAGGAGGTGCTCGGCGTCGCCGTCGCGCGGGCCGCCCACGATCAGGGGTGGATCGTCTTCCTCGCCGTGACGTCCTCGGCGCGCGGATCGGGCATCGCCGGCTCTCTGCTGGCAGCCCTCGAGCAGCGCATGGCGCCGCAGGGTCTCACGCGGCTGTCGATCCTCGTGCCGGATCAGCAGCAGCAGTTCGGGGCGCTCACGAAGGCCGGGTTCGAGGATCGAGCTCACTTGAGCTACTTCGAGCGCGAGATTCCCGTCAAGCAGCGTGAGCTGTCGGTGCTGCGCGACCTCGGTGGGCGCATCCTGCCTCGCGATCTGTGGGGATCGATCGCGGGCATGCACGCGGAGAAGGAGCTGCTCGAGCGACGACTCGTCCTCCCGCTCGCCGACCCGGCTCTCGCGGAGCAGTTCGGTGTGGAGCCGCCACGGTCGATCGTGCTCTTCGGCCCTCCCGGCACCGGCAAGACGACCTTCGCGAAGGCGGTGGCGTCGCGCCTGCAGTGGCCCTTCGTCGAGGTCTTCCCCTCGCGTCTCGCGCACAGCCCCCAGGGTCTCGCCGGGGGGCTGCGGGAGACGTTCCTCAACATCGCGGAGCTCGACCACGTCATCGTCTTCATCGACGAGGTCGAGGAGATCGCGGCGCAGCGCGGCGGGGAGCCGCCGTCGGCCATGCAGGGCGTCACCAACGAGCTGCTCAAGATCATCCCGGCCTTCCGCGACTCCCCGGGGCGGCTGCTGATATGCGCGACGAACTTCATCCGCGCACTCGACGCGGCGTTCCTCCGCCACGGTCGATTCGACTACGTGATCCCGATCGGGCTGCCGGACGCCGCGGCTCGGGAGGCGATCTGGTCGCGGTACATCCCCGAATCGGTGCAGGGCAGCCTCGACGTCGCGCAGATCGTCGCGAGCACCGACGGCTACTCGCCGGCCGACATCGAGTTCGCGGCGCGGTCGGCCGCCCAGGCCGCGCTCGAGCAGTCGGTGTTTGGCGAGGGCGGGGAGCACAAGCTCGGACCCTCCACCGAGGACTACCTCGAGGCGATCGCGAAGACCCGCGCGACGGTCTCGTCGGTCGTCTCCACGCAGTTCGAGGAGGACATCGAGGCGCTCGCGCGCACGTAG
- a CDS encoding isocitrate lyase/PEP mutase family protein produces MTPGSPTTAQKAEALSALHVPGDPLIVTNVWDSMTARIVARTPGVRALATASHSVAFALGVPDGEGMTVEQALDAARRITGSTELPVSVDFERGYASDAAGVRDNVARLIDAGAAGLNIEDSLDGATSDRRPLEEAAARVAAARAAADTAGVPLAINARTDTLAGSPDNWDEAIDRANAYVDAGATSIFMLGLSTEQKVADAVAAVRAPIAVFAHPGYLSLQRLAELGVGRVSFGPQSLGLTLHHLAAAAAQLTARGEYPSELAYRYEL; encoded by the coding sequence ATGACCCCTGGCTCCCCCACGACCGCGCAGAAGGCCGAAGCGCTCAGCGCCCTCCACGTGCCCGGCGACCCGCTCATCGTGACGAACGTGTGGGACTCCATGACGGCCCGCATCGTCGCCCGCACACCGGGGGTGCGCGCGCTCGCGACCGCGAGCCACTCGGTCGCCTTCGCGCTCGGGGTTCCCGACGGCGAGGGCATGACCGTCGAGCAGGCCCTCGACGCTGCGCGGCGCATCACCGGCTCGACCGAGCTGCCCGTGAGCGTCGACTTCGAGCGCGGGTACGCGAGCGATGCCGCGGGCGTGCGGGACAACGTCGCGCGGCTCATCGACGCGGGTGCCGCCGGTCTCAACATCGAGGACTCGCTCGACGGCGCGACGAGCGACCGCCGCCCCCTCGAGGAAGCCGCCGCACGCGTCGCCGCGGCGCGAGCGGCCGCCGACACCGCGGGCGTGCCCCTCGCGATCAACGCGCGCACCGACACCCTCGCAGGCTCTCCCGACAACTGGGACGAAGCGATCGACCGCGCTAACGCCTACGTAGACGCGGGGGCGACGAGCATCTTCATGCTCGGCCTCAGCACCGAGCAGAAGGTCGCCGACGCCGTCGCCGCGGTGCGCGCGCCGATCGCCGTCTTCGCCCACCCGGGCTACCTGTCGCTGCAGCGGCTCGCCGAGCTCGGCGTCGGCCGCGTCTCGTTCGGTCCGCAATCCCTCGGCCTCACGCTGCACCACCTCGCGGCGGCCGCGGCGCAGCTCACCGCGCGCGGCGAGTACCCGTCCGAGCTCGCCTACCGCTACGAGTTGTGA
- a CDS encoding DUF2510 domain-containing protein, whose amino-acid sequence MSDDDLDAVGPGWQPDPERAGYERWFDGTAFTGRAHREPDLFSAFSPAVARSLRPGPNRDARLARLGIALTILGFVTQLLASSGLVSVRGVDDTALVLLALAFAAAVAALTAVLALRALHRAPRLGGKGIATLALGVSIILGLAPVLLLVAIGLAGGAGLPS is encoded by the coding sequence GTGAGTGACGACGATCTCGACGCCGTCGGGCCCGGCTGGCAGCCCGACCCCGAGCGCGCAGGCTACGAGCGCTGGTTCGACGGCACCGCCTTCACCGGGCGCGCCCACCGCGAGCCCGACCTCTTCTCGGCGTTCAGTCCCGCCGTCGCGCGCTCGCTGCGGCCGGGCCCCAATCGGGATGCCCGGCTCGCGCGCCTCGGCATCGCCCTCACGATTCTCGGCTTCGTCACGCAGCTGCTCGCCTCCTCCGGCCTCGTGAGCGTGCGGGGCGTCGACGACACGGCCCTCGTGCTGCTCGCGCTCGCGTTCGCGGCCGCCGTCGCCGCGCTCACCGCCGTGCTCGCGCTGCGCGCGCTGCACCGCGCGCCCCGCCTCGGCGGCAAGGGCATCGCGACGCTCGCGCTCGGCGTGAGCATCATCCTGGGGCTCGCCCCCGTGCTGCTGCTCGTCGCGATCGGCTTGGCGGGGGGCGCGGGGCTGCCTTCCTAG
- the treZ gene encoding malto-oligosyltrehalose trehalohydrolase has translation MTTDARVWAPLAAQVALHRVRGSETARVEMHPDGEWWVAPGALELGDRYGFLLDPDENSSDEHPLPDPRSRRLPDGVHGLSAFDDPTAFDWTDAGWTGRQLAGSVLYELHIGTYSPEGTFDGAIARLDHLVDLGIDTIELLPVNGFNGTHNWGYDGVAWYAVHELYGGPEGYRRFVDACHARGLAVVQDVVYNHLGPSGNYLPRFGPYLLEASANTWGDSVNVGHPEVRRYVLDNLAMWFDDFHVDGLRLDAVHALVDDPENHILQAMAEETDARSAHLGRPLTLIAESDLNDPRLILPREAGGYGLHAQWSDDHHHAIHTAVTGEANGYYADFASEGALAKTSAHGFFHDGSYSSFREREHGHPVPAEVPTWRLISYAQNHDQIGNRAAGDRLSQSLTEDQLAVTAVLNLTTPYTPMLFMGEEWGASTPWPFFTSHLEPELGRATAEGRLAEFVKMGWDESVVPDPQDPATFASARLHWEELDDDRHARLLHLHRALLALRRATPELTDPRFAHTGAESSGPAPDTAPSRFRMDRGAGLDDPAAGLVSVCVAFGEPATFPMEAADGRGERSAHILLATTPDARFEHLDRSDGAELSLPAWSAAVVRVR, from the coding sequence ATGACGACGGATGCCCGGGTCTGGGCCCCCCTCGCCGCGCAGGTCGCCCTGCACCGCGTACGGGGCTCCGAGACCGCGCGGGTCGAGATGCACCCCGACGGCGAGTGGTGGGTCGCGCCCGGTGCTCTCGAGCTGGGCGACCGCTACGGATTCCTGCTGGACCCTGATGAGAACTCCAGCGATGAGCACCCCTTGCCCGACCCGCGCTCCCGCCGCCTGCCCGATGGCGTGCACGGGCTCAGCGCCTTCGACGACCCGACCGCGTTCGACTGGACGGACGCCGGGTGGACGGGCCGACAGCTCGCCGGCAGCGTGCTCTACGAGCTGCACATCGGCACGTATTCCCCCGAAGGAACCTTCGACGGGGCGATCGCGCGACTCGACCACCTCGTCGACCTCGGCATCGACACGATCGAGCTGCTGCCGGTCAACGGGTTCAACGGCACGCACAACTGGGGCTACGACGGCGTCGCCTGGTACGCGGTGCACGAGCTGTACGGCGGGCCCGAGGGCTACCGGCGCTTCGTCGACGCGTGCCACGCCCGCGGACTCGCCGTCGTGCAGGACGTCGTCTACAACCACCTCGGCCCGAGCGGCAACTACCTGCCGCGCTTCGGCCCGTACCTGCTCGAGGCGAGTGCGAACACGTGGGGCGACTCGGTCAACGTCGGTCACCCCGAGGTGCGCCGCTACGTGCTCGACAACCTCGCGATGTGGTTCGACGACTTCCATGTCGACGGCCTGCGGCTCGACGCCGTGCACGCGCTCGTCGACGATCCGGAGAACCACATCCTGCAGGCGATGGCGGAGGAGACGGATGCGCGCTCCGCGCACCTCGGCCGCCCGCTTACCCTCATCGCCGAGAGCGACCTCAACGACCCCAGGCTGATCCTTCCTCGCGAGGCCGGCGGCTACGGCCTGCATGCGCAGTGGAGTGACGACCACCACCACGCGATCCACACGGCGGTCACGGGCGAGGCGAACGGCTACTACGCCGACTTCGCGAGCGAGGGCGCCCTGGCGAAGACGAGCGCGCACGGCTTCTTCCACGATGGGAGCTACTCGAGCTTCCGCGAGCGGGAGCACGGGCATCCCGTACCGGCCGAGGTGCCCACCTGGCGACTGATCTCCTACGCGCAGAACCACGACCAGATCGGCAATCGTGCCGCGGGTGACCGGCTCTCGCAGTCGCTCACCGAGGACCAGCTCGCGGTCACGGCGGTGCTGAACCTCACCACCCCCTACACGCCCATGCTCTTCATGGGTGAGGAATGGGGCGCGTCGACGCCGTGGCCGTTCTTCACCTCGCACCTCGAGCCCGAGCTGGGCCGGGCGACCGCCGAGGGGCGCCTCGCCGAGTTCGTGAAGATGGGCTGGGACGAGTCGGTCGTGCCCGACCCGCAGGACCCGGCGACGTTCGCGAGTGCGCGACTGCACTGGGAGGAGCTCGATGACGACCGCCACGCTCGGCTGCTCCACCTGCACCGCGCCCTCCTCGCGCTGCGCCGCGCGACGCCCGAGCTGACCGACCCGCGCTTCGCCCACACGGGCGCCGAGTCGAGCGGCCCGGCGCCCGACACCGCGCCGAGCCGTTTCCGCATGGACCGCGGGGCCGGTCTCGACGATCCCGCTGCGGGACTCGTGAGCGTGTGCGTCGCCTTCGGCGAGCCGGCGACCTTCCCGATGGAGGCGGCCGATGGACGCGGCGAGCGGTCAGCGCACATTCTTCTCGCGACGACGCCGGATGCTCGCTTCGAGCACCTCGACCGCTCCGACGGCGCCGAACTCTCGTTGCCGGCCTGGTCGGCCGCGGTCGTGCGTGTCCGCTGA
- the treY gene encoding malto-oligosyltrehalose synthase, translating into MSELPRSTYRLQVSAEFPLDDVAGLADYVSRLGADWLYLSPLLQATRGSTHGYDVVDHGHVDEERGGLVGLTHAIGSARDHDLGLLVDIVPNHVGVADPRQNSWWWQLLRDGRDSRYAEAFDVDWEFGGGRVRLPVLGDDLPTAIEAGQVTLLPHAVGGPAVRVYETEYPLAEGSLPRPGTDLTATETIAEVLAHQHYELMHWQRADAELNYRRFFAVNTLAAIRVEEPWVFDESHAEIVRWVREGLVQGIRVDHPDGLADPGRYLDRLAEVAQGAPVWVEKILEGEEPLPAFWQTVGTTGYDALATIDRVLVDPAGRLPLSDLDAGLRAEDTAAAPRRLDWHALIRRTKRRIADTILRSEVLRLERELPESIENAADALAELLAAFPVYRSYLPAGHEHLQEAFEAARDARPELEPALRALELVLSDPGQPAAIRFQQTSGMVMAKGVEDTAFYRYSRLASLTEVGADPGEFSITLDEFHRRQAVRQAAFPASLTTLSTHDTKRGEDTRARIHVIAEDPQRWESLLGELRERVSVGDGVFENILWESLIGAWPLSRERAHAYAEKASREAGTSTGWADPDEQFEARLHAAVDTAFDDRDVSTLIEAFVSTIAPAGWSNSLTAKLVQLTAPGVPDVYQGSELWETSLVDPDNRRPVDYAVRRELLESIDAGELPPIDESGAAKLLVTATALRARRDRPELFTRYAPLPVVGSAERHAIAFDRGGAVTIGTRLPVSLASLGGWGETAIVLPHRPYRDLITGAAYDGGELLLARVLERYPVALLVEEALAEDGTS; encoded by the coding sequence GTGAGCGAGCTGCCCCGCTCCACGTACCGCCTGCAGGTGTCGGCCGAGTTCCCGCTCGACGACGTCGCGGGGCTCGCCGACTACGTGAGCCGTCTCGGCGCCGACTGGCTCTACCTCTCGCCGCTCCTGCAGGCGACGCGCGGGTCCACGCACGGCTACGACGTCGTCGACCACGGCCACGTCGACGAGGAGCGCGGCGGCCTCGTCGGTCTCACGCACGCGATCGGATCGGCGCGCGACCACGACTTAGGGCTGCTCGTCGACATCGTGCCGAACCACGTCGGTGTCGCCGACCCTCGTCAGAACTCGTGGTGGTGGCAGCTGCTGCGCGATGGGCGCGACTCCCGGTACGCCGAGGCCTTCGACGTGGATTGGGAGTTCGGTGGCGGCCGCGTGCGCCTCCCCGTGCTCGGCGACGACCTGCCGACCGCGATCGAGGCCGGGCAGGTCACGCTCCTGCCGCACGCCGTCGGCGGGCCCGCCGTGCGCGTCTACGAGACGGAGTACCCGCTCGCCGAGGGCAGCCTGCCCCGCCCCGGCACCGATCTCACGGCGACGGAGACGATCGCCGAGGTGCTCGCGCACCAGCACTACGAGCTCATGCACTGGCAGCGCGCCGACGCTGAGCTCAACTATCGCCGCTTCTTCGCCGTCAACACTCTCGCCGCGATCCGCGTCGAGGAGCCCTGGGTGTTCGACGAGTCCCACGCCGAGATCGTGCGCTGGGTGCGCGAGGGGCTCGTGCAGGGCATCCGCGTCGATCACCCGGACGGCCTCGCCGACCCGGGGCGCTACCTCGACCGCCTCGCCGAAGTCGCCCAGGGTGCGCCCGTGTGGGTAGAGAAGATCCTCGAGGGTGAGGAGCCGCTTCCCGCGTTCTGGCAGACCGTCGGCACGACCGGGTACGACGCGCTCGCGACGATCGACCGCGTGCTCGTCGACCCCGCGGGGCGCCTCCCGCTGAGCGACCTCGACGCCGGGCTGCGCGCCGAGGACACCGCGGCTGCCCCGCGGCGCCTCGATTGGCACGCGCTCATCCGGCGCACGAAGCGCCGCATCGCGGACACGATCCTGCGCAGTGAGGTGCTGCGCCTTGAGCGCGAGCTGCCGGAGTCGATCGAGAACGCCGCCGATGCGCTCGCCGAGCTGCTCGCGGCCTTCCCCGTCTACCGCTCGTACCTGCCGGCCGGTCACGAGCACCTGCAGGAGGCTTTCGAGGCGGCACGGGATGCTCGACCCGAGCTTGAGCCGGCGCTGCGCGCCCTCGAGCTCGTCCTCTCCGACCCCGGTCAGCCGGCGGCGATCCGCTTCCAGCAGACGAGCGGCATGGTCATGGCCAAGGGCGTGGAGGACACCGCTTTCTACCGGTACTCGCGCCTCGCCTCGCTCACCGAGGTAGGAGCCGACCCCGGCGAGTTCTCGATCACGCTCGACGAGTTCCACCGCCGGCAGGCCGTGCGCCAGGCGGCCTTCCCGGCCTCGCTCACGACGCTCTCGACGCACGACACGAAGCGCGGGGAGGACACCCGCGCGCGCATCCACGTCATCGCGGAGGACCCGCAACGCTGGGAGTCGCTGCTCGGCGAGCTGCGCGAGCGCGTCTCCGTGGGCGACGGGGTCTTCGAGAACATCCTGTGGGAGTCGCTCATCGGCGCCTGGCCGCTGAGCCGCGAGCGAGCGCACGCCTACGCCGAGAAGGCCTCCCGCGAGGCGGGCACGTCGACGGGCTGGGCCGACCCGGATGAGCAGTTCGAGGCGCGCCTGCACGCCGCCGTCGACACGGCCTTCGACGACCGCGACGTCTCGACCCTCATCGAGGCCTTCGTCTCGACTATCGCGCCGGCCGGCTGGTCGAACTCGCTCACCGCGAAGCTCGTGCAGCTCACGGCGCCGGGCGTACCGGACGTGTACCAGGGCAGCGAGCTGTGGGAGACGAGCCTCGTGGACCCCGACAATCGTCGCCCCGTCGACTACGCGGTGCGGCGCGAGCTGCTCGAGAGCATCGACGCGGGCGAGCTACCGCCCATCGACGAGTCGGGGGCGGCGAAACTGCTCGTGACGGCAACGGCGCTGCGCGCCCGTCGTGACCGCCCGGAGCTCTTCACGCGCTACGCACCCCTGCCCGTCGTGGGTTCCGCGGAGCGCCACGCGATCGCGTTCGACCGCGGGGGAGCGGTGACGATCGGTACGCGGCTGCCCGTGAGCCTCGCCTCGCTCGGCGGCTGGGGCGAGACTGCGATCGTTCTGCCCCACCGCCCGTACCGCGATCTCATCACCGGTGCGGCATATGACGGTGGCGAGCTGCTGCTCGCGCGCGTGCTCGAGCGCTACCCCGTGGCGCTCCTCGTCGAGGAGGCGCTCGCCGAGGACGGCACGTCATGA
- the glgX gene encoding glycogen debranching protein GlgX, which produces MQTWPGSAYPLGATFDGNGTNFALFSEAADRVVLCLFDDDRVETQIDLIEVDAHVWHAYLPQVQPGQLYGYRVHGTHDPSTGQRANPKKLLLDPYAKAVSGEIDWDESLFPYRFGKPSTKNDLDSAPHAMLGVVINPYFDWQGDRAPRTAYSSSVIYEAHVKGLTMTHPDIPEEIRGTYAAIAHPAIIEHLRKLGVTALELMPTHQFVHDKHLVDQGLRNYWGYNTIGFLAPHNAYSSSGDRGQQVQEFKSMVRELHAAGIEVILDVVYNHTAEGNHMGPLLSFKGIDNAAYYRLMEEEPQYYRDYTGTGNSLNVRHPHSLQLIMDSLRYWVTEMHVDGFRFDLAAALAREFYDVDRLSTFFDLVHQDPVVSQVKLIAEPWDIGPGGYQVGNFPPQWTEWNGKYRDTVRDFWRGEGETLGEFASRLTGSADLYESSGRRPVASINFVTAHDGFTLRDLVSYNEKHNEANGENNQDGESHNRSYNLGEEGPTDNPVIQALRARQVRNFLATLLLSQGVPMIAHGDELGRTQQGNNNVYAHDSELSWIDWEHADGALLEFVGSLVRLRREHPTFRRTRFFDGRPVRRDEGDPVPDVAWFQPDGSAMEPEDWESGFGRSIGVYLNGHGIQGRDARGEPIVDRSFLVYFSAHTEPVSVTLPSSEYGQRWERLVDTSGIEGEPVLDAGGTMTLEAISMVVLREWVVTEPTLDDSVAASLSLPAQLDPVASPVVTP; this is translated from the coding sequence ATGCAGACCTGGCCAGGCTCCGCGTATCCGCTCGGCGCGACGTTCGACGGCAACGGCACGAACTTCGCCCTGTTCAGCGAGGCGGCCGACCGTGTCGTGCTGTGCCTCTTCGACGACGACCGGGTCGAGACGCAGATCGACCTCATCGAGGTCGATGCCCACGTCTGGCACGCCTACCTGCCGCAGGTGCAGCCGGGTCAGCTGTACGGCTACCGCGTCCACGGCACGCACGACCCCTCGACCGGGCAGCGGGCCAACCCGAAGAAGCTGCTGCTCGACCCCTACGCGAAGGCCGTGAGCGGCGAGATCGACTGGGATGAATCGCTCTTTCCCTACCGGTTCGGCAAGCCCTCCACGAAGAACGACCTCGACTCGGCGCCGCACGCCATGCTCGGCGTCGTCATCAACCCCTACTTCGACTGGCAGGGCGACCGCGCGCCGCGCACCGCCTACAGCTCGAGCGTCATCTACGAGGCCCACGTGAAGGGCCTCACGATGACGCACCCCGACATTCCCGAGGAGATCCGCGGGACCTACGCGGCCATCGCGCACCCCGCGATCATCGAGCACCTGCGCAAGCTCGGGGTCACCGCGCTCGAGCTCATGCCCACACACCAGTTCGTGCACGACAAGCACCTGGTCGACCAGGGCCTGCGCAACTACTGGGGCTACAACACCATCGGCTTCCTCGCGCCGCACAACGCCTACTCCTCGAGTGGCGACCGCGGCCAGCAGGTGCAGGAGTTCAAGAGCATGGTGCGCGAGCTGCACGCCGCGGGCATCGAGGTCATCCTCGACGTCGTCTACAACCACACGGCCGAGGGCAACCACATGGGCCCCCTGCTCTCGTTCAAGGGCATCGACAACGCGGCGTACTACCGCCTCATGGAGGAGGAGCCGCAGTACTACCGCGACTACACGGGCACCGGCAACAGTCTCAACGTGCGCCACCCGCACTCGCTGCAGCTCATCATGGACTCGTTGCGCTACTGGGTCACCGAGATGCACGTCGACGGGTTCCGCTTCGACCTCGCCGCCGCGCTCGCGCGCGAGTTCTACGACGTCGACCGCCTCTCGACCTTCTTCGACCTCGTGCACCAAGACCCGGTCGTGTCGCAGGTGAAGCTCATCGCCGAGCCCTGGGATATCGGCCCGGGCGGCTACCAGGTCGGCAACTTCCCCCCGCAGTGGACGGAGTGGAACGGCAAGTACCGCGACACCGTGCGCGACTTCTGGCGCGGCGAGGGCGAGACGCTCGGCGAGTTCGCGAGCCGTCTCACGGGCTCGGCCGATCTCTACGAGTCCTCCGGCCGTCGCCCCGTCGCGAGCATCAACTTCGTGACCGCGCACGACGGCTTCACGCTGCGCGACCTCGTCTCCTACAACGAGAAGCACAACGAGGCGAACGGCGAGAACAACCAGGACGGAGAGAGCCACAACCGCTCCTACAACCTCGGCGAGGAGGGACCGACCGACAATCCGGTCATCCAGGCGCTCCGTGCGCGCCAGGTGCGCAACTTCCTCGCGACCCTCCTGCTCAGCCAGGGCGTGCCGATGATCGCCCACGGCGACGAGCTCGGCCGCACGCAGCAGGGCAACAACAACGTGTACGCGCACGACAGCGAGCTCTCGTGGATCGACTGGGAGCACGCCGACGGCGCCCTGCTCGAATTCGTCGGCTCCCTCGTGCGGCTGCGGCGCGAGCATCCCACGTTCCGTCGCACCCGCTTCTTCGACGGCCGGCCGGTGCGGCGCGACGAAGGCGACCCCGTGCCCGACGTCGCGTGGTTCCAGCCGGACGGCTCGGCCATGGAGCCGGAGGACTGGGAGTCGGGCTTCGGTCGCTCGATCGGTGTCTACCTCAACGGCCACGGCATCCAGGGGCGGGATGCTCGGGGCGAGCCCATCGTCGACCGCTCGTTCCTCGTCTACTTCTCGGCCCACACCGAGCCGGTCTCGGTCACGCTGCCCTCGAGCGAGTACGGCCAGCGCTGGGAGCGCCTCGTCGACACGAGCGGCATCGAGGGTGAGCCCGTGCTCGACGCGGGCGGCACGATGACTCTCGAGGCGATCAGCATGGTCGTGCTGCGCGAGTGGGTCGTCACCGAGCCGACCCTCGACGACTCCGTCGCCGCCTCGCTCTCGCTGCCCGCGCAGCTCGACCCCGTCGCCTCCCCCGTGGTGACGCCGTGA